From the genome of Ornithobacterium rhinotracheale, one region includes:
- the pth gene encoding aminoacyl-tRNA hydrolase — protein MQKYLIVGLGNIGEEYRDTRHNIGFMVVDELARKVDQKFKPSNFGEIIQFKYKGCPVTVLKPDTYMNLSGRAVSFWAKKENIPVENILIITDDLNLPFGTLRMRGKGSDGGHNGLKNIQAELGTTQYPKLRFGIGDEFARGAQIDYVLGEWSAQEQEQMAERLDKASDACLSFVFAGLANTMNTFNGK, from the coding sequence ATGCAAAAATATTTGATAGTAGGCTTAGGCAATATTGGAGAAGAATATCGAGATACACGCCATAACATTGGATTTATGGTCGTAGATGAATTGGCTAGAAAAGTAGACCAAAAGTTTAAGCCCTCTAATTTTGGGGAAATCATACAATTTAAATACAAAGGGTGCCCCGTTACGGTGTTGAAGCCAGATACTTATATGAATTTAAGCGGGCGCGCGGTGAGCTTTTGGGCTAAAAAAGAAAATATCCCTGTTGAGAATATTTTAATCATTACCGATGATTTGAATTTGCCTTTTGGCACTTTGCGCATGCGAGGCAAGGGTAGCGATGGCGGGCATAATGGGCTGAAGAATATTCAAGCCGAGCTAGGCACTACGCAGTACCCTAAGTTGCGTTTCGGCATTGGCGATGAATTTGCTCGTGGTGCCCAGATTGACTATGTGCTAGGGGAGTGGAGCGCGCAGGAGCAGGAGCAAATGGCAGAGCGCTTGGATAAAGCCTCAGATGCTTGTTTGAGTTTTGTATTTGCAGGCTTAGCCAATACGATGAATACCTTTAATGGAAAGTAA
- a CDS encoding CvpA family protein has protein sequence MNVLDLVLGGSLLYGTYMGYRRGIFRQIAGIVGLYIALIFGLKYADLAGDLLHDSGLAQGKTAPFISFCIAFILILIAIHFLTGFLRKLSRSLGLGLLERLLGAVLGGVKISLMIGAFLFFILRVNGKAHFFPEETISQSILLPYFKIGFPIIESFWHSFVKP, from the coding sequence ATGAATGTACTCGATTTGGTACTAGGCGGATCGCTCCTGTATGGCACTTACATGGGCTATCGCCGTGGAATTTTTAGGCAAATTGCAGGAATCGTAGGACTGTATATTGCACTTATTTTTGGGCTAAAATATGCAGATTTGGCAGGAGATTTATTGCACGATAGCGGGCTAGCTCAGGGGAAAACGGCACCGTTCATAAGTTTCTGTATAGCCTTTATTTTGATATTGATAGCCATTCATTTTCTGACGGGGTTTCTGCGCAAATTGAGCCGAAGCCTAGGGCTGGGGCTTCTGGAGCGTCTTTTGGGAGCGGTGCTAGGCGGTGTTAAAATCTCGCTCATGATTGGCGCATTTCTATTTTTTATACTTCGGGTGAATGGCAAAGCGCATTTTTTTCCAGAAGAAACCATCTCACAGAGTATTCTTCTGCCTTATTTTAAAATCGGATTTCCCATCATAGAATCGTTCTGGCACAGCTTTGTAAAACCTTAA
- a CDS encoding Na/Pi cotransporter family protein → MLSFIDINTLWFKIFNSIGAVALFIFGMKIMSDGAQRIAGKKLRNFINAITHKKFTAILAGIGITTAIQSSSALSVLAVSFTNAGLLSLYKAFSIIVGANIGTTLKLWVISLGYEIDFSSLCLPIIALALPFYLSKKVTQQNWAIFCMGFALMFLGLNFLTHNLNFLTQEEFLSQFLFQHHSITLGRQFSFLLLGLILTVLIQSSSASTSIVLVLLNLGLPLELCAMMIIGANVGTSTTALIAATVANIRARCVAYFHFGFNVLGSGLFFFISPFIIHILVQHSFFSNHFIILAIFHTLFNVIVALIVSPFIAPIASYAEEYSKKRNSKNEKYNYTHKELNFVNSPFTLTSEMYIYEANKKLLRFVGNIKQSITLVGRLITESDDEKFLELHHRIVLLEKEGDRLEKDILGYLNKIYGMDLPINQAKKTYHLIEVSKELESIGDLIIKMSFTHKKRRQTNSFITPKLRTNLLQLQDLVSLSTTHLIQNINENGISPNLKKSLELEHDTDVCCRHSYKLLIKSIEQNKIKPLSALLYRDLMQNYEIISDHIFKANKALTR, encoded by the coding sequence ATGCTAAGTTTTATCGACATAAATACTCTTTGGTTCAAAATCTTCAATAGCATTGGTGCGGTAGCTCTTTTCATTTTTGGGATGAAAATCATGAGCGATGGTGCACAGCGTATTGCGGGGAAAAAGTTGCGTAATTTCATCAATGCCATTACTCACAAAAAATTCACGGCAATACTTGCAGGGATTGGCATCACCACCGCTATTCAGTCCTCATCGGCTTTGAGCGTTTTGGCAGTTTCCTTTACCAATGCGGGCTTACTGTCTCTTTACAAAGCTTTCTCTATTATTGTGGGAGCAAACATCGGAACCACACTCAAGCTTTGGGTGATTTCCTTAGGCTACGAAATAGATTTCTCTAGTCTATGCCTGCCAATCATTGCCCTTGCACTGCCGTTTTATTTATCTAAAAAGGTTACACAACAAAACTGGGCGATTTTCTGCATGGGATTTGCCTTGATGTTTTTAGGTTTAAATTTTCTTACGCATAATTTAAACTTCCTCACGCAAGAGGAATTTTTATCTCAATTCTTATTTCAGCATCATTCCATCACTCTTGGCAGGCAATTCAGCTTTTTGTTGCTTGGGCTTATTCTCACCGTCTTGATTCAGTCCTCCAGTGCCAGCACCTCGATTGTTTTGGTTTTACTAAATTTAGGTTTACCACTAGAGCTATGTGCCATGATGATTATCGGTGCCAATGTAGGCACCTCTACCACAGCTCTTATCGCTGCCACGGTGGCAAATATTCGTGCTCGTTGTGTGGCATATTTTCATTTTGGGTTTAATGTATTAGGCAGCGGTTTATTTTTCTTTATTTCGCCTTTTATTATTCATATTTTAGTGCAACATAGTTTTTTTAGCAATCACTTTATCATTTTAGCCATTTTCCATACGCTGTTTAATGTAATTGTGGCACTTATTGTTTCCCCATTCATAGCACCTATTGCTTCTTATGCCGAGGAATATAGCAAAAAACGAAATTCCAAAAACGAAAAATATAATTACACGCACAAGGAACTAAATTTTGTAAATTCTCCTTTCACGCTCACTTCTGAAATGTACATTTACGAAGCCAATAAGAAATTATTGCGTTTTGTGGGCAACATCAAGCAATCCATCACGCTTGTTGGCAGATTGATTACAGAAAGCGATGACGAAAAATTTTTAGAGCTACACCACCGCATTGTCTTGCTCGAGAAGGAGGGAGACCGATTAGAAAAAGATATTTTAGGCTATTTAAATAAAATCTACGGCATGGATCTGCCCATTAATCAAGCCAAGAAGACTTATCATTTAATCGAGGTTTCCAAAGAGCTCGAAAGCATTGGAGATTTAATCATAAAAATGTCTTTCACTCATAAAAAAAGACGCCAAACCAATAGTTTTATCACGCCTAAATTACGCACCAATTTGCTCCAATTGCAAGATTTGGTTTCGCTATCTACCACGCATTTGATTCAAAACATCAACGAGAATGGCATTTCTCCAAATTTAAAGAAATCGCTGGAGCTAGAACACGATACCGATGTATGTTGCAGACACTCCTACAAGCTACTGATTAAATCGATTGAGCAAAACAAAATCAAACCACTGAGTGCCTTGCTATACAGAGACTTGATGCAGAACTATGAAATCATAAGCGACCATATTTTTAAAGCCAACAAAGCCCTTACCCGATAA
- a CDS encoding acyl transferase, whose amino-acid sequence MINIQDIFKIQNQHEFEEMTLRVFHFQAEHCEVYRQFIQYLNINPKEINSVEKIPFLPISFFKQFKILTEQSTYEKVFTSSGTTSENTSHHYVHRLKIYHDELDESFRYFFGNYTDYEIFSLLPAYAERTGSSLIDMVEHWKKQTQQNTQIHYLYNHGQLKEDLIKAQNLGKKIILIGVSFALIDFAEAFPFEMKNTILIETGGMKGRKKEITREELHSILKSAFGLKEIYSEYGMTELLSQAYSMSNQRFKTPPWMHILLRDTEDPLSLVPQGKTGGINVIDLANLYSCSFIATDDLGKMYPNGEFEILGRFDNSDVRGCNLLILN is encoded by the coding sequence ATGATTAATATTCAAGATATTTTTAAAATCCAAAATCAACACGAATTTGAGGAAATGACTTTGCGCGTGTTCCACTTCCAAGCGGAACATTGCGAGGTTTATCGTCAATTTATCCAGTATTTAAACATCAATCCAAAGGAAATCAATTCGGTAGAAAAAATCCCATTTTTGCCTATCTCTTTCTTTAAACAATTTAAAATTTTAACCGAGCAAAGCACTTACGAAAAGGTTTTTACCAGCTCAGGCACCACGAGCGAAAACACGAGCCACCATTATGTGCACCGTTTAAAAATTTATCATGATGAATTGGACGAGAGTTTCCGATATTTCTTTGGAAATTATACCGATTACGAGATTTTCTCGCTCCTGCCCGCCTATGCCGAGCGCACAGGCTCTTCGCTGATTGACATGGTGGAACATTGGAAAAAACAAACCCAGCAAAACACGCAGATTCACTATTTATACAATCACGGGCAATTAAAAGAAGATTTAATTAAAGCTCAAAATTTGGGCAAAAAAATCATTCTCATCGGCGTGAGTTTTGCCTTAATTGATTTTGCCGAAGCTTTTCCTTTTGAGATGAAAAACACCATTTTGATCGAAACAGGCGGCATGAAAGGACGCAAAAAAGAAATCACGCGCGAGGAATTGCACTCGATTTTAAAATCAGCTTTTGGGCTCAAGGAAATCTACTCCGAATATGGCATGACTGAACTGCTCTCGCAAGCGTATTCTATGAGCAATCAGCGATTCAAAACGCCACCATGGATGCATATTTTGCTACGCGACACCGAAGACCCGCTGAGCCTTGTTCCACAAGGAAAAACAGGCGGCATCAATGTGATTGATTTGGCAAATTTATACTCTTGCAGCTTCATCGCCACCGATGATTTAGGCAAAATGTACCCCAATGGAGAATTTGAAATTTTAGGCAGATTTGACAATAGTGATGTGCGCGGTTGCAATCTTTTGATTTTAAATTAA
- a CDS encoding Nramp family divalent metal transporter, translated as MKKKAWNRERLTQSLAEAHASINIPENSSFWRKLLAFVGPGLMVAVGYMDPGNWATDIEGGAKFGYTLLFVILLSNFFAMFLQYLALKLGIATERDLAQACRDHYNPTVNFILWILCEIAIAAMDLAEVIGSAIALNLLFGIPLPWGVAITVADVFLILFLQAKGFRKLESVVGALIIIIAGCFMYELMVSSPNMPDVMKGLLPQPQIVTNPSMLYIAVGILGATVMPHNLYLHSSLVQTRNYKRSENGKKMAIKYATIESNVSLLLAFFINAAILITAAATFHGTPYENVADIHDAYHMLTPVLGASLASTLFAVALLASGQNSTITGTLAGQIVMEGFLNLRLKPWVRRLITRLIAVIPAMIVAILYGERGTNELLILSQVILSMQLSFAVIPLVMFTNSRAKMGQFVNSFWAKIMAWSISIIIVILNIFLLIETFNQL; from the coding sequence ATGAAAAAAAAGGCATGGAATCGAGAGCGATTAACGCAAAGTTTGGCAGAGGCGCACGCCAGTATCAACATTCCAGAAAATAGCAGTTTTTGGAGAAAACTTCTGGCTTTTGTGGGGCCTGGGCTAATGGTGGCAGTGGGCTATATGGACCCAGGAAACTGGGCTACGGATATTGAGGGGGGAGCAAAATTTGGCTACACGCTGCTCTTTGTGATTTTACTTTCTAATTTCTTCGCTATGTTTTTGCAATATTTAGCGCTCAAATTAGGCATTGCCACTGAGCGCGATTTGGCGCAAGCCTGCCGAGACCACTACAATCCTACGGTGAATTTCATCCTTTGGATTCTCTGTGAAATAGCCATTGCCGCCATGGACTTGGCAGAAGTCATAGGTTCTGCCATTGCATTGAATTTGCTTTTTGGAATTCCGCTGCCGTGGGGTGTCGCCATCACGGTGGCCGATGTGTTTTTAATTCTATTTTTACAGGCCAAAGGTTTTAGAAAATTGGAGAGCGTAGTGGGTGCTTTAATCATCATTATAGCAGGCTGTTTTATGTATGAATTAATGGTGAGCTCACCCAATATGCCCGATGTTATGAAGGGGCTTCTCCCTCAGCCACAAATCGTTACAAACCCCTCTATGCTTTACATTGCCGTAGGAATTTTGGGTGCCACAGTGATGCCTCACAACTTATATCTGCACAGCAGCTTAGTACAAACACGCAACTACAAGCGCTCAGAGAATGGCAAAAAAATGGCAATAAAATACGCCACCATTGAGAGCAATGTTTCGCTTCTTTTAGCATTTTTCATCAATGCCGCTATTTTAATCACCGCCGCGGCTACTTTTCACGGAACGCCTTATGAAAATGTTGCCGATATTCACGATGCATATCATATGCTCACGCCAGTTTTGGGGGCTAGCTTAGCTAGCACACTTTTTGCCGTGGCGCTTTTAGCCTCGGGGCAAAACTCTACAATTACAGGCACACTTGCAGGGCAAATCGTGATGGAAGGTTTCTTAAATTTAAGGCTAAAACCTTGGGTGCGACGCCTCATCACGCGGCTCATTGCGGTGATTCCTGCGATGATTGTGGCTATTTTGTACGGCGAACGCGGGACTAATGAGCTTTTAATTTTAAGCCAAGTAATTCTCTCTATGCAGCTAAGTTTTGCAGTGATTCCACTGGTGATGTTCACTAATAGCAGGGCTAAAATGGGGCAATTTGTCAATTCATTTTGGGCAAAAATTATGGCGTGGAGCATTTCAATTATCATCGTGATTTTAAACATTTTCTTGCTTATTGAGACTTTTAACCAACTTTAA
- a CDS encoding S41 family peptidase, with protein sequence MKKWLKIFNTILIILSMIMFFAIGIQVGKKYDIAVDENDDYVAISYNLNEQKVRRLMSLIDNYYIDSLNTDDLVDKTIDFVTQNLDPHSIYIPKQQGESSTLAMEGFYEDVGINFIKFNDSVVITHSAPNSPNAKLFKLSDRILEINQHIISTENQDSIKGYLAGKPNTQIPIKLLRNGNEIEVLAKRTKIAQSSVPLSYMINDRLGYIKLDKFIHNSAEDFRNALSFLKKKGMKSLVLDLRDNPGGLVDAAQKIADEFLKEDQLIVYTQDKEGKKKFRYATGEGTFQKRPIYILINEGSASASEILAGAIQDQDAGVIIGRRSYGKGLVQKEISLGDGSKIRLTTAKYYTPTGRCIQKPYTQNDKNYVYDIRNRLASGELYNIDSIKKIESLRFKTPKGKIVYGGGGIIPDVFIPIDTVNIGKWFYEHGLNNHLEQPIFSFIDKNHLILEKIKEPHFVKYYSVDSLSNVLRKDINPIQNSPKELANFNTFVKASMANFIYGSRAYNQVWNSVDPMILEAIKLDNEQR encoded by the coding sequence ATGAAAAAATGGCTTAAAATCTTTAACACAATCCTTATCATTTTATCTATGATAATGTTCTTTGCCATTGGCATTCAAGTGGGCAAAAAATACGACATTGCCGTAGATGAAAATGATGATTATGTGGCCATTTCTTACAACTTAAACGAGCAAAAGGTGCGCAGGCTGATGAGCTTAATTGATAATTACTACATCGATTCGCTCAATACAGATGATTTGGTGGATAAAACGATAGATTTTGTAACCCAAAACCTTGACCCTCACAGCATCTACATTCCTAAGCAGCAGGGAGAAAGCTCCACCCTTGCAATGGAAGGCTTTTATGAAGATGTAGGGATTAATTTCATAAAATTTAACGACTCAGTGGTAATTACCCACAGTGCGCCCAATAGCCCAAACGCTAAACTTTTCAAACTGAGCGACAGGATTTTAGAAATAAATCAACATATAATTTCAACCGAAAATCAAGATTCCATCAAGGGCTATCTAGCAGGAAAACCCAACACCCAGATTCCGATTAAACTTTTGCGCAATGGCAATGAAATTGAAGTTTTGGCCAAGCGAACTAAAATTGCTCAAAGTTCCGTGCCTTTATCCTATATGATTAATGACCGTTTGGGCTACATCAAATTGGATAAATTCATTCACAATTCTGCCGAAGATTTTAGAAATGCTTTAAGTTTTTTAAAGAAAAAAGGCATGAAATCCTTGGTTTTGGATTTGCGCGACAATCCTGGCGGATTGGTAGATGCAGCACAGAAAATTGCTGATGAATTTTTAAAAGAAGATCAATTGATTGTCTACACACAAGACAAGGAAGGCAAAAAGAAATTCCGATACGCAACGGGCGAAGGAACTTTTCAGAAACGACCGATTTATATTTTAATCAATGAAGGTTCAGCTTCGGCGAGCGAAATCCTTGCAGGAGCCATTCAAGACCAAGACGCGGGTGTCATTATCGGGCGCAGAAGTTATGGAAAAGGATTGGTGCAAAAAGAAATAAGCTTGGGAGATGGCTCCAAAATTAGACTAACGACAGCGAAATACTATACTCCAACAGGTAGATGTATCCAAAAACCTTACACGCAGAACGACAAAAATTATGTTTACGATATTCGCAACCGATTGGCTTCTGGCGAGTTATATAACATCGATAGTATTAAAAAAATCGAATCTTTACGATTTAAAACACCGAAAGGCAAAATCGTGTACGGTGGCGGTGGAATCATCCCAGATGTGTTTATCCCGATTGATACCGTAAACATCGGGAAATGGTTTTATGAACATGGATTGAACAATCATTTAGAACAACCGATTTTTTCATTCATTGATAAAAACCATTTAATTTTAGAAAAAATAAAAGAACCGCATTTTGTGAAATATTACAGCGTAGATTCTTTATCAAATGTGCTACGCAAGGACATCAACCCTATTCAAAATAGCCCCAAAGAGCTAGCCAACTTCAATACTTTTGTAAAGGCAAGTATGGCTAATTTCATCTACGGAAGCCGTGCTTATAACCAAGTTTGGAACAGCGTAGACCCTATGATTCTAGAAGCCATAAAACTTGATAACGAACAACGATGA
- the xerA gene encoding site-specific tyrosine recombinase/integron integrase has product MSWKQTLRDYKAHLSLERNLSENTISNYLRDLQKLQNMFPDNNPEDLTAEELRLFNYKIGEKYAARSQARILSGVRAFYNFLEEEKNDIKPNPTELISSPKIGRKLPDTLSVDEINKIVQSIDLSQKHGERNKAIIEMLYGCGLRVSELTELKISDLYFEEDFIQVLGKGNKKRLVPIAQYTQKILNNYLQLVRCHQTIQKAYSDHVFINNRGTKLSRVMVFNIIKEAAERAGIKKNISPHTFRHSFATHLLENDGDLRSIQLMLGHESITTTEIYTHIDRSFLRRNIEKFHPRNNKKT; this is encoded by the coding sequence ATGAGCTGGAAGCAAACACTGCGAGATTACAAAGCACACCTAAGCCTTGAACGAAACTTGTCTGAAAACACCATCAGCAACTATTTGCGTGATTTGCAAAAGCTACAAAATATGTTTCCAGACAATAATCCCGAGGATTTAACAGCGGAAGAGTTGCGCCTGTTTAATTATAAAATAGGCGAAAAATATGCGGCTCGTTCCCAAGCGAGAATCCTATCAGGCGTGCGTGCTTTTTACAATTTTCTGGAGGAAGAAAAAAACGATATCAAGCCCAATCCCACTGAGCTGATTTCTTCTCCTAAAATTGGAAGAAAATTGCCCGATACGCTCTCGGTAGATGAAATTAATAAAATTGTGCAAAGCATAGATTTAAGCCAAAAACACGGCGAACGAAATAAAGCCATCATAGAGATGCTATATGGCTGCGGCTTACGCGTTTCAGAGCTCACGGAATTAAAGATTTCGGATCTATATTTTGAGGAAGATTTTATTCAAGTTTTGGGCAAAGGAAACAAAAAGCGATTGGTGCCAATTGCACAATATACTCAGAAAATTTTAAACAATTATCTACAACTCGTTCGCTGCCACCAAACAATACAGAAAGCCTACAGCGACCATGTTTTCATCAACAATCGTGGCACGAAACTCTCACGCGTTATGGTATTCAATATTATAAAAGAAGCCGCCGAGCGAGCAGGCATCAAGAAAAACATAAGCCCACACACCTTTAGGCATAGTTTTGCCACGCATCTGCTTGAAAATGATGGCGATTTGCGTTCCATTCAGCTCATGCTAGGGCACGAAAGCATTACCACGACAGAAATCTATACCCACATCGATCGTTCATTCCTGAGAAGAAATATCGAAAAATTTCACCCAAGAAATAACAAAAAGACTTAA
- a CDS encoding RNA-binding S4 domain-containing protein: protein MRIDKFLWCVRYFKTRSIATDEVKKNRVWINDELAKPAKEVLVGDTVKVRKNQILYTFEVLQIPQSRMGAKLVGMHIKDKTEKEQLDLLQLRKEAQTHYRKKGLGRPTKKDRRDLDDFMFDFDEEDDF from the coding sequence ATGCGCATTGATAAGTTCTTATGGTGCGTACGCTATTTTAAAACCCGAAGCATCGCTACCGATGAGGTAAAAAAAAACCGCGTGTGGATAAATGATGAACTTGCCAAGCCTGCAAAAGAGGTGCTAGTAGGCGACACGGTGAAGGTGCGAAAAAATCAAATTCTCTACACCTTTGAAGTCTTGCAAATTCCACAAAGCCGTATGGGTGCTAAGCTTGTAGGTATGCACATTAAGGACAAAACTGAAAAAGAGCAGCTAGACTTGCTTCAACTTCGCAAAGAAGCACAAACGCATTATCGCAAAAAAGGTCTGGGGCGGCCTACCAAAAAAGATCGCCGAGACTTAGATGACTTCATGTTTGATTTTGATGAAGAAGATGATTTTTAG
- a CDS encoding shikimate kinase, with product MLISLVGYMGSGKTSVASVLSDKLECKWLDLDHEIENFEKIKISEIFKQKGEIYFRKLENQLLEKLLQSPETMILSLGGGAPMFYNNMELLLEHSESFYLFASPVELAKRLAKGKEQRPLIQHLSDDELPEFIAKHLFERNPKYQMAKYSINTQALSPDQVADEIIQKLKLG from the coding sequence ATGTTGATATCTCTTGTAGGCTATATGGGGAGTGGTAAAACATCGGTAGCCAGTGTGTTAAGTGATAAGCTAGAGTGCAAGTGGCTAGACCTTGACCACGAAATAGAAAATTTTGAAAAAATTAAAATTTCTGAGATTTTTAAACAAAAAGGCGAAATCTATTTCAGAAAATTAGAAAATCAATTGCTCGAGAAATTATTACAATCTCCCGAGACAATGATTTTAAGCCTAGGAGGTGGAGCACCTATGTTTTATAATAACATGGAATTGCTTTTGGAGCATTCAGAGAGTTTTTACCTTTTTGCATCGCCTGTTGAATTGGCGAAACGCTTAGCAAAAGGCAAGGAACAACGCCCGCTAATTCAGCATTTGTCTGATGATGAATTGCCTGAATTCATCGCAAAACATCTTTTTGAGCGAAATCCCAAATACCAAATGGCAAAATATTCTATCAACACGCAAGCACTTTCGCCTGATCAAGTGGCTGATGAAATCATCCAGAAACTGAAATTGGGCTAA
- a CDS encoding FAD-dependent monooxygenase, with protein sequence MNIDIIGGGIGGLTTAIALDQKGIDYRIFEQTKTMKPVGAGIILANNAMQVYNNLGIKYKIEQKGNPISFLKITNLNFKPLSMVDLRYFEAKYGVKNIVIHRGDLQQILLSEIKAENLYLDHHLKAIKSKNKSFELEFENGNRLSSDIIIGADGLKSKVRDLIFKNGKIRNSHQICWRGIAEYQLPKKFLNEANEIWGKGDRFGFVQLDTHRVYWYALKSIDSKTPYTTDTIEVLFKDYPSMIQELLALTPKTAIHCDIIQDLKPIHNWHQGNICLLGDAAHATTPNLGQGACQAIEDAYMLSNCLDDYKCITTAFSEYEHKRITKAHQVVKMSWVIGKMAHWENPIAILLRNFLMQKIPKSLNRKQSERIFEL encoded by the coding sequence ATGAATATAGACATTATAGGTGGAGGAATTGGTGGTTTGACCACAGCAATTGCTTTAGATCAAAAAGGGATTGATTATAGAATTTTTGAACAAACAAAAACAATGAAGCCTGTTGGGGCAGGAATTATCCTTGCTAACAATGCGATGCAGGTTTATAATAACTTAGGAATCAAATATAAAATTGAACAAAAAGGGAATCCGATTTCTTTTCTAAAAATCACCAACTTAAATTTCAAACCGCTATCTATGGTAGATTTACGATATTTTGAAGCTAAGTATGGCGTTAAAAATATCGTGATTCATCGAGGAGATTTACAACAAATTTTGCTTTCAGAAATAAAAGCTGAAAATCTATATCTTGACCATCATTTAAAGGCCATTAAAAGCAAAAATAAATCTTTTGAATTAGAATTTGAAAATGGAAACCGATTATCATCCGATATTATCATCGGTGCTGATGGTTTAAAATCAAAAGTTAGAGATTTGATATTTAAAAATGGTAAAATTCGGAATTCTCATCAAATTTGTTGGCGTGGTATTGCAGAATATCAATTACCTAAAAAGTTCCTAAATGAAGCAAATGAAATCTGGGGAAAAGGCGACCGATTCGGGTTTGTACAGCTGGACACTCATCGTGTATATTGGTATGCACTGAAATCTATCGATAGTAAAACCCCATATACTACGGACACTATTGAAGTACTTTTTAAAGATTACCCTTCAATGATTCAAGAACTATTAGCACTCACACCAAAAACAGCGATTCACTGTGATATAATACAAGATTTAAAGCCTATTCATAATTGGCATCAAGGAAATATCTGTTTACTCGGTGATGCTGCACACGCTACTACGCCCAATTTGGGACAAGGCGCTTGTCAAGCCATTGAAGATGCCTATATGCTTTCAAATTGTTTAGATGATTATAAATGTATTACAACCGCCTTTTCTGAATATGAACATAAAAGAATAACAAAGGCTCATCAGGTTGTAAAAATGAGTTGGGTGATTGGAAAAATGGCTCATTGGGAAAATCCAATTGCTATATTACTAAGAAATTTTTTAATGCAAAAAATACCTAAATCCCTCAACAGAAAACAATCTGAACGAATTTTTGAACTATGA